From the genome of Neomonachus schauinslandi chromosome 5, ASM220157v2, whole genome shotgun sequence, one region includes:
- the IL23A gene encoding interleukin-23 subunit alpha, with protein sequence MLGSRAVMLLLLLLQPPRLAQTRAVPEGRRPAWARGQQLSQKLCTLAWSAHPPMGHVDLPREEGDDETTNEVPRIQCGDGCDPQGLRDNSQFCLQRIHQGLVFYEKLLGSDIFTGEPSLLPDGPAGQLHASLLGLRQLLQPEGPHWETEQTPSPSPSQPWQRLLLRFKILRSLQAFGAVAARVFAHGAATLSPSGQRLTDGTQISLAHQG encoded by the exons ATGCTGGGGAGCAGGGCTGTgatgcttctgcttctgctgctgcagCCGCCCCGGCTGGCTCAGACCCGGGCTGTGCCTGAGGGCCGTCGCCCTGCCTGGGCTCGGGGCCAACAGCTCTCACAGAAGCTCTGCACGCTGGCCTGGAGTGCACATCCTCCGATGGGACATGTG GACCTCCCAAGAGAAGAGGGAGATGACGAGACCACAAATGAGGTCCCCCGCATCCAGTGTGGGGATGGCTGTGATCCCCAAGGACTCAGAGACAACAGTCAG ttCTGCTTACAAAGGATCCACCAGGGCCTGGTTTTTTATGAGAAGCTGCTGGGCTCAGACATTTTCACAGGGGAGCCTTCGCTACTCCCCGATGGCCCTGCGGGCCAGCTTCACGCCTCCCTCCTGGGCCTTAGGCAACTCCTGCAG CCTGAGGGGCCCCACTGGGAGACTGAGCAAACTCCAAGCCCCAGTCCCAGCCAGCCATGGCAGCGTCTCCTTCTCCGCTTCAAGATCCTTCGCAGCCTCCAGGCCTTTGGGGCTGTAGCTGCCCGGGTCTTTGCCCACGGAGCAGCAACCCTGAGCCCCTCAGGCCAACGGCTTACGGATGGCACCCAGATCTCCTTGGCTCACCAGGGCTAA